The following is a genomic window from Miscanthus floridulus cultivar M001 chromosome 14, ASM1932011v1, whole genome shotgun sequence.
AAAGAATACTAATTTATACAGATCTATTTGGTGATCATCTTTATGCCTTTtgaaactgaaaaaaaaaatagcACAAGAGAGCAATCGTTCTTGTTACAAGCTGAAAACCTGTCATCAATTCATCATTTCTTCAGCAAAGCTCGAGAGTATATCCTCTTGCAGTATGGACTGGTCCTAAGTAGTTCCACATGAGGTCGGATTGCATTTGTCAGTGCAGAATGAAGTGAACCCTGAAATTCCCATCACAGTAATAAATTTCCTCGAAGGAATCACAGTAATAAATTTCAACAAATTACTAGTTACTATAAAAATTCTAAGGATGAGATCCTTTTCATCAGGTTTACCTTGGAATTCTGGAGAGCAGAGTAGATGACATAGTTTGCATAGGGGTGCTGAAGCAATTGCTCCAAGTGTGGCGTGGCGAGGATTTCTAGTATGATCTTGGCCTTGTCAACCTCCTTGAAGACTTTCAGGCATCTCTCAACCACATTGCTACTGAACTTCTGCATGGACAGATGGATATACTTGCCTTCAAACTGTTGTGCAAGACTTGAATTTGCATTTGGATTCTTCAAGTCTATTACATACTGGACAACATAGTTCCTGCAACCATAGCGCACAAGGCTTAAATAAAACTGATAAAAGTACATAGAAACGTTGCAAGTTGGGTCCAGAGATGCAAGTATGAAAATGCAATGACGGATCTTGAAGACTTTTGGACAGACTATTACCCATATGCATCTTGGGCAAGTTTAAATCCATTGCAAGCAATGGCAGCAACCAGCTTGTCCCTGTGCTCACCACGCGATCGTGCAATGCACCGCTGTAGGACACAGCAACCGTGGCACTGCATCCCAATATCGAGACAGTGGAGTGCAGCAGCATCAAAGATCGCCTGAAGATTGTAATTTGTCAGTTAATATCTGATCTTAATAAACAAAAAGTGAAGCCACAAAATTCAGACATGTGAAAGCGGTCCAAGACAAATCTGTCATCAATCAGTATCAAAAGAATGTCTGTCAATGGCATAATACAGTTACAGAATTACTTATATCTGCCTTCATTACCCATCATCGCTTTTCTGAATCGAAATGTTTCGTCTAAATCTTGTAACAAAGAACTCATCTACAGAAGATGTAACCACTGGAACAGAAAGTATCTCTAAACTTCAGAGCAAATGGCGGCATAAGAAATTCCAGATGCACACACATACATACCTTGTTATCGTCGGCTTCAAACGACTGCAAACACTTTTGCACGACATGATTGCCATTGGGATCCTTGATGAGCTCCAAGAACCCGGGACACAGAGCATCGATGACAAGACTAATCTCTTCCCTTGTCCTGAGGCTCTCAATCAGCTTCTGCACTGCCCGTGTCCTAAAACGCCCATCGCCGGATTCAACCAAAACCACAGATCAacaagagcaaaaaaaaaaaaaaaaaaagagtacatTATTAACAATAAAAAAATCAGGGAGTGAATTGAAAGTTATACCCATGGACGTTGAGGGATATCCTGACGAGTACGAAGGCGTCAGCGGTGAGGGTGAGCACGAGCGCCATCCTCTGCCCGGCGTCGCAGACGGCGAGCAGCTTCTGCATGAGGTAGTTCCCGAACGGGTCCACCATCAGCTGCGCGGCGTGACGCGACACGCCGGCGAAGATATGGTCGACCTCGCGCTTGCCGTCGTCGAGCCTCTGCTGCAGCAGCCGGCACCCGTGCTGGTCGCGCGCGATGTGGGACATGACCCCGCGCAGGCCGGCCAGGCTCTCGCTGTGCGACTTGTtgttggccgccgccgccgcggctccGCACTTCTTGGGGCTCGTCGTCGTCACCGCGCCGTAGCCGCCGTTCGTCCTCCTCACGTTCTTGCACCGGGCCCTCGGcgtggcgggcggcggcggcacagAAACAGAAGGAGGCGGGGAGCACTGGATGTCCCAGCCGTcgatggcagcggcagcggcggcgtcgaAGGTGACGGGATCAAACAGAGAGGGCATGTGCGCGCAGTGGCTGGCCATGGAGAACGGGTGCAGGGCGACCAGATTCTCGCCGCCTTTCTTGGGGTAAATCATGCCGGAGAAGCCGAAGCCGAAGCCGCCGTTGGCagcgcccggcggcggcggctcgtcaTCGCCGTCGACGACGCCCATCGCGGCGAGTTCGTGGATGAGGAAAGAGAGGTCGGCGTCGTCGTCCGCGTCGGCGGCCTCGCTGCCGCCGAGGAGGCCACCGTGGTGGAGGAGGGGGATCTCGTTGAGCAGAATCTCCATTTCCCTGTCGACCTTCATCTCCAATTCCGCCGGGTGAATTAGCTGCCGGACTCCGGTCGGATCTTTATTAtcggaaaaaaaagagagagataaaACTCAGATGGGAATGAAATTGCGTGGGGACTGATCGGATTGGGTTCTATTCGTTGGATTTGGATTGGGATTGGAGCGAGGGGAGGTGGTTTCTTGGAGACGGGTTGTTGAGGCATGCAGAGGAGGAAGGAGGGGTTTATATATGGATAGCGCGGGAAAGTAGTGACTGAGGTGAGGAGAGTGCCTACTGTTCAGGGTCTTCTTACCGAGTCTCATTTTCTTTATTTGGGCATTGCTCTGCCCTGACTTTTTTTTTCACCTTAGCTTCCTCGCTTATTTTTGCTTGTTTCGGATGCTAAAATTTACAATTTAACCATCCTAACGTAATAGGAGAAAACCATGTTCCGGTTGAGCTTTCCGTGAAAGAAAAATATGTGTGAAATATACTTGAGAAAAATGTCAGTGTGTGTCGTGTTTATAATCGGATCCCTTTTATAGTTCTCAAGTCCTTTCCATGATATATTTGTCCATCTTCTGAGATATTCAGATGAAGATAGGACCACCATGCGTTTGAACTGAACAAAATCAGTCTCAAGCAAAACAGGGGATTTGTAACCGAAGCTAGTGTGCCCTGATATATGTTCACTCTCAAAAATTAAACCTGTCAAGGAGGCCACTCCttttatacatacatacatacatacatatattgtaaagacCTAAGACACTGAATATCTATCTGCCAGTTTACCCATTCAGACCAATCTATTTTGAGGGTAACGGTTGCACAACGATGTGGCCCACTCCTTCACACTGACCATTCCTGTGGTCCAGTGTTGCCCAAATGTGCCCTGCTGATACTTTGAGAAGAAGACATGACTTGGATCCACCCGGTGCGCTTTTGGCCCTGCTGTCAGCGACACATGTCTGCACCTTTTGCAGCAGCTAAAAATATCTCTTGTATAGGATATTTCTTGGCCGGGTGCCTGCCTACTCAGGTTTCGAGGTGATATTTGTTGTGCTTGGGATGCAGGTTGGGTCCAAAGGATGGGCAGGCATTTGGACGCGACGCGACCAAGAACCTGACCTTATCCGGACGCTAGTATGCCTGAACCTCATGCTTGGGCATGGACCAGGCCTCCTGCACTTTTTCGTACACAAGTTGTGTACACTAGGCAGTGTGGTCGTGAGCATCACATCAAGTTATCAGTTGAAATCAGATCTTGTAAGGATGGCCTCATGACACGTGCAATGTTACTTTAGATATTTGCATGTTTTTCTTCTCTCGTCGAGGTGGAAATGTTGACAGAAAATTTAACATAGCAGGTTTGTAACAGCCAGAATTGAAAATCAACATCAAGATAAAATTCGAATCTCCAAAGGAAACACAGCTTGAGCTAGGACTGAAAACACGTTGGAGAATAAGGGGGGTGCATCAAGCGGCTAAAGAAAACAAATTTGGTGTCCCCTTTTCGAGAGGCATACTATATGAATTTGACACTGTTAAGtagactgctgctgctgctgctgctggaggtatAGTCAATTAGTATTCAAACAATATTTCattcaggagccctgcccttcaTCCTCCTTTGAGACAGCTTGATCCAAAGATACAGTGGTGTTTTCTTCACTTATGCTGGCGCCAACAGGTGCAAGTTCATCCTTGCCCTCTTCCTGAGGGCCAGCATCAGCAGCCATAATGTCATCTGCTTTATCCTGACCTAACTTGGCTTGATCGATCTTGTCAGCCCCATCATTCGTGGAGGCACACTCACTACTCTGGGTGTTAGAAGTGTTCTCTTGAACTGATACTTCATCATTATCCCCTTCAGTGTCTGGTGCTGGTGGGATAGGAGGCCCTACGAATCCACCGTCTACATTCCCGCTGTCCACATCCATCTGATTCTCGGTGGTTCCCTTGCTTCCTGCAGCCTCGTCATCAGTAGCTCTATTTGTCTGCTGTGACTTCTCTTCAGAGCTGAGAGGCTTACTTTCATCCTCTTCCTCAGCAGCATGATTCGGTGCCGCAACTTCCTCTTCCTGAGCACGATTTTCGGCTTCTATTGCCTCCTGTACCTTGAGTTGCTTCTTGTGCTCCTCGACCTGTTCTTGGATCCTCTGGAAACCAGAAACCAGCTCACCATAGCGGTTCTGGAGGGTCCTTTCTAGTGCTTTCTGTTTATTCACTTCTTCAGTAAGATTTAGGATTCGATACGAAGCAGCAAGATGTTCCTGTTTCTGCAGTTCTTGGAAGCATTCGAGTTCTGTTGCAGCAGTGTCCATCTGCTTGAATGTATCTTGGACCTGTGACCACAGTTTTCCAGCCCGTACCTAATAAAAAGCAAACAGCATGTTAGCGAAACATGCACTGGAATAGGATATGCAGTGAGACAAGATGTAATCTGTATGGTCAACAATTTTGTTTCAATGAATAAGGGAGTAAATTTAGTCAGGCAAAAAGCAAGACCTAATAATACTAGTTTGTAGCAGTCCAGTATCTATCATATTCAATTATTCAGGCTGGCTTCAACAGGGTCCAGTATTTGATTACAATTCAAAAAAATGGGGCAGATGAAAGAGAAGAATACATCAGGTTCCTTAAAACCTACTCTGGTTTGCCTCCACGAGAGCGTTTCACGGGCTTCGCGTACAGACGCATGGCTTCAGCTGTTTTGCACAAAAGCCCTCCATATTTTATTAATTCAACCGACGGTCCTATCCAGCCAACCCATAGTGTACATGTTCATATGTTTTTCAGTTAACCCCTTGAACTAAATTTTATTTCTACATGAAGAAGAGAAAATTCATGATCTCCATTAATTTTGCATAAAATCCCTGCTGGCCATTTTGTAGAGGACCCCCTAGGCAACCCTCGCTCCCCACATTTGCTGTTCATCTCTCCAATCCAGCAATCCTTCTCTTCTCCGGttctccccgccgccgccccttGCTTCACGCGTCTCCCGGTGCTGCCTTCGCTCGAGCGCGGGCGTCATTCCAGATCTACGGTTCGCAGGTCGCGCGAAGCTCAGGGGAGGCTCAGCCATCCGCTCACACAGCCGCGCCGCTGCAGCCCTGATACCGTCACCAGTGCAGTACGCTGCAGCTATGTCACCGCTTGCTGAAGACGCAAGCCCTTTGAGCACCGCAACTATGCAAGTGACCAGTAGCACGAGCAACTTGAAGTGGGGCAGCGCTCTTCATCATGCCACCGAGATCTTGGTTCACCGAGAGACTGCCACTGGCAAGTCTGGTGTCTGTGCTGTTGGATCTGGGCATCTGGCCTCCATACGTGCTCTCCGCAGGTGGTGGCGAGCGGGGCTGGGTTTCTCGAGCACAGCGGTAGAAGCAAGATTTGGTGAGCCCACTGATCTTGCTTCCTTTTACCTTGTCCATCTCTCTCACACTCCTTCCCAATTTCCCTTCCCTTTCTCCACATCAGGAGTTGACTAGGCCGATTCAGACAGGAGCGTGGCAGAGGTCCGTTTGTCGCCTGAGAAGGCTCAAGGAAAGCCATATGAAGATTCTTGTGCTCAAGAGGCCGTTGAAGGTGGAAAACATCCGCCGAAGCATGTATGGGGAAGCTGATGTGAGGAAGTGCCAAAGAAATCCATTGTGATGGTTGATTCTGGTATATGTATTTTAAATGATTCGTGTTTACTGGTGGTGGAAGCATTAACTGGTTGCATCTCACCTTCTCTACCTAGCTAAAAAAATACAttgaccataaaaattttgattattCATTTACTGCAGCTGCTGATATGTGTTATGAATTATGCACTATTCGTACTCGTAAGAAACAGTCACCAAATGTTATGTTGGGTTCGACGACTATGTACCTGCAGTTATATCTGTTGATCCTAGAAATCTAAGGCTTCTAAGTTCTTAGTTCAGTATTTGAAGGCAAGCATTGTTCTTTGTTTCAGTATAAGGACAAAGTGTGCTTTCAGCAATGCCACCTGATGTTGCCTTGGTAAATGGCTAATGTCCAACAATAGTGGATTTGACTGATTGAGTGGTTTTTTTAAAGAGATAAATGCTTATGATGTGAACAGGGGTTAAAATTTAATATCTCTTGATTCTAACTTGCACTACATCATTTGCGATGTTCTAGCTATGGTACGTCTAAGGCAAAAGATTATTTTCGCACTGTTTGGAAGGCATCATGGTGGCACAAACCTACTGTTGCCTATTGGAGCCTATCTCTGTAGAAGTTTGTGTATTTATGTACTACTAGAATACAGGTCTATCACATGTCCTCCCCCACAACAGCTGCCATGTATCACTTATCTACGGCGCCAATCCAGTGGGCAACAAAGCACTACACTCTGCCCGCATCCAGTCATTTCATTGTTTTAAGTGATGTCCTAGGGTCTATGGAAGCAATAGCGAATATTAGGGATCCAACACAGTTGCTAGAAATGGCAAATTTCAGTGTATTGTGTACTGTCGTATTGAGCTTTCTATAAGCTGTACATATTGATGGTCTGAGACTCGTTATCATTTGAATATTTTGTGGCACCACTTGCTTAAAATATGCTCCACAGTCTGGGATGGTACGGCACACAAAGCACACTTAAAAATTTCCAGTAAACCAAATAAAGAGAACTCAAAAGAAGCCATGCTATATGACATATTACTTAAATATAGATGATCTTGATTGCAGATGTACATGCCAAGTTTACCTGATATCCTTGTGTCAGAAGCTTAATCTTCTGCTCAAGCCGAGAAGCCTTCTTAGCTTCATCATCCATTCGCTTCTTCAcagtttcaaactcattttgcaAAGAAGAAATCTTATCAGCATTTCCAGCAACACTAGCTAAACCATAGCTATTGTTGGTAGGAAAAAACATAAGGTCCTCTTGGCATGCATCATGTGCTTTCACAAAGTCCTCAAAAGATTCATTTTCATGACCCATGGCCACTCGAAGATATTGAATCTCCTCTTCAACCATAGAACTAGCCTGTcaatttaaaaaataaaactaagccCATTTAAACAACTTATTCCATCATCCCATAGAATAAAAGAACAATCAAAATGAAGGAGCATACAAACTTATGCACTATAAATGGTTTGATAACTACCATGCTTGTAGATTAAGTATTGCGATCTCTGTATTCTTTTATCCATTGAAATGTCCAATTTAGTGTTATTGGCATGAATTTCAACACAAATACATGTATGTATGTTGTATCAATTTCATGAAAACTAGAATGCAAAGCTCAAGCTATAGCTGACAATATTGCAGCGCATATAGAGTACTCTAGTGTCCAAAGTTGAATGCCATAAAAATGACAGCTCTAATTCACACATCACTTGCATATGACAATTCTAATCATCTGCACTCGAAGAGAAGATTCTAATTGTAAAATAAATGTCGTAACTCTTAAAGAATATGCTCAAATATTGTGTACCTGAAATTTCTTATAATTTATCTTAACTCTTAAAGAATATGCTAAAATTTTGTGTACCTGAAATTTCTTATAATTTATGTTAAGTACGTCCTCTGCCTTACAGGATATTACTCACATAAATCTATGCATTTGCTATTAAATCAAAATGAGAACTTGAAAAGCATGTTTTCATAATTCATTGTGCATGCTACTTGACCTCGGTTCAAGTAACTCAATGTGATTGGTAATTAAGTAATGCAAATAACGAACATTATGGTGTCAATGAGATACATGTACATAGGTTCTCAAGTTACTGTTTGTCCACCTAATATGATAGCACCGTGAAACTGTACATGTTGTGGGTCTAAAAAATAATGGCAAAATTATAAGGAAAGAGGAGATAAGAGTTCATCATGAATAGTCAAATGCCAATATAGGAGGGCAGAGAAAAAGAATAGCACCTCTTTTagttcatcttcatcaaaatcatcaaTTTCAGGGACAAGAGCTCCCCCATTTTGCTGACGCTTGCtccctttctttttctctttttgagttttttcatcaAGAGGATATTTTGCATTATCATGCTCAAGAAGCCTAAGGAGCTCCTCATTTATTAGTTCATCAGCTTGTTCAAGTGATGTAGGAGGCACAAAGGTGCTTCTGCTTCTGCTTTCTCCAATTCTAATAAGAGATTGCCGGATAATTTCTACTGAAGCAGCAGGTGGCCTAGGCAGACTCCTCTGCAACACTTTGGATCTCTTTCTGAGCAATGCGTCCTGCCTAGCCTGTTCCTCAGCCCTTTCTCGTGCCAGTCTGTCTGACATGTCCTCTTCAATtttctcttcagcttcttctGTCTCATCCTCTGTAATAGGTGGCATGACTATCTGGTACTCATTCCTTGGCTGTGGAATAGAAGCAAAACCAGATCGCAGGCTTTTTTTCAGTTCAGCTTGCCTACGAAGCTCAAGTTTAGTGCTGTCCTGCATTTCCACCTCTTCATTTATGCGCAGTTCATCACGAAAAGGAGTTCCTCTTGGTGTTAAACCAAAGCTGTGTCCCCTCTCTAGATGGTGTCATACCAATCCTTGGAGTAATACCAGGTCCAGGGCTTGCCAAAGGTGTTGCCATTGGATTCGGTGTCTGTATCTCCTTCTTACGTGGTGTAACACCAGAGAAATCTGATGGATGAAGCTCTGGGTTGTCACCTCCTAATAGAGGTGTTTGTGATTCTCTAAGACGTGCAAGATTTTCTGCCTCCATCATAATTGCATCACCCTTCCCAGCTGGAGTTCGTTGCGGAGTTCGCAATGGTGTCATACCAAGCCTTGGAGTCTGAGAATAGCTGGCAAGCAAAGTTCTTGTGGCAgtacttccttcaccaagctcatcagCTAAAGCAGGATCACCAGCATTGCCCATCTTTGCTATCTCCTCTAACTCATGGTCAGAAATTTGGGGAGGCGGCAGCATTAGCTTTGACCTCTTTGTGACAGCTTCTGGGTCATTTAGTTTATTCGCTTGCATTATAGCAGCAGGGGCATCCTGTCGCTGCAGGATCTTGTTCCTGGCGATATCTTGTTTTCTTAACTGTGCCTCTATATCTGCTCTTCTCTTCCCTTCTAGCTCCTCAATGGTTGTTGGAAACTGTACATGTTCAAGTGGCCTGTCTTCACCAACAGTGTCATAAAAACCTGGAGGTGGTCTCTTTTCAAATGGGATCTCAGCATTGTAGTCAATtccctttctctttctttttctgtgGCGTGTATCAATACCAGCCGCCTTCAATTCTCTCCTTTTCTGTAGTGATGCAAGCCGTCTTGCCTCTTCAAGTTGTTTCTCTCTTGCCTTCCGTTTTGCCTTTTTACCCCTAGTGTTAGCTAAACGAGCCCTAGCCTCAGaaagcatttctttttcatcttcaTCCATATCAACAGGATCAGGACGTGCAGGCTTTGACTCAGGGTTTGGGTCAATCTCACCAGGCCGCAGCTTCCTAGGGTCATCATTGGCCTCATAGTTTTCATCCTTTGCACATGCAGCATCAAGCAATTTTTCATAACGTTCAAGACACTGAGATGGTGTTCGACCTACAATAGGTGCAATTGTCCTCCACTGAGTAGGCATGAGTTTAGCAAGATGAAGTAGCTTCTCATCCTCTTCCCTTGTCCACTCAGTCTGAAATTAACATAGATGAGTTAGCACAGTGAGCGAATGATAAAAGAATCATCTTCATGACAGACATCAGTAAACAAGACAGACCTATGCCATAATACAGCACATGACCAATGAAAGAACTATTCTGAAGGTTATGGGTTATTGAAATCATTCACTTCAATACGATTGCAGACAATGTGAACTCCAAGAACTTCAGTAAAGTTAAAAATTAGATTACTGTAATCCAACACCGTATTTACAAATTACAAATACTAGTGTACCACGCATTCATTTAGATTTAGAGCCTATTATTAAGAAAAAGACATTAATGGGTGTATTATACTTTTAGCAACATGGGTCCACATTTCAATAAATGAAGAAAAGGCGTTTATCTTGGTAATGATATAGGTCCTGGTCTGCAGAATTCAAATATTGGAATGGTTTCAACTCTATAGCAGTCTTCAACATTCATGAAGTTCTTTCACATGTGGACCCAAATATGTGTTTTCTTTATTAAAAAAGATGCTAAACAGTGTAAAAGCATGTTACATGGAAAAGGTATTAAGTATTAACACTCAACACAGCAAGAAAACAAAAGCTGCATCAAATATAGCAATCTTCTGGACACATAACAGAATATCCTAAGAGAAAACTGAAAGGCTTTGTCTTCTATTTTTAGCAGCAAAACATGAATAGTCACAGGAAGAGATAAAAATATAGAGACAGTACTTCTTATAAACGTCATTAATGCACTGCTTATAAATATGAAGCATAGTTGCTAGTAGTATTCCAAGTTATATCAAATTATCAATACAATGATGAACAGTGGCAGAGCCACCGCCCGGCCACCCCAGGTGGCCGGCTGGGCTCGTCGCCGACGttcaaaagaaaacaaattaTATCAAAGTAGAACCCTGTAATTTtctaaaaagggcgtacccagtgcagagagctcccgctctgtgcaggggtctggggaagggtgtcagtggcaagccttaccctcgcctgtgcaatgcgaggagaccgcgactcgaacccgggaccttccgatcacaggcggtaaga
Proteins encoded in this region:
- the LOC136505018 gene encoding putative pumilio homolog 8, chloroplastic isoform X2 is translated as MRLDPTGVRQLIHPAELEMKVDREMEILLNEIPLLHHGGLLGGSEAADADDDADLSFLIHELAAMGVVDGDDEPPPPGAANGGFGFGFSGMIYPKKGGENLVALHPFSMASHCAHMPSLFDPVTFDAAAAAAIDGWDIQCSPPPSVSVPPPPATPRARCKNVRRTNGGYGAVTTTSPKKCGAAAAAANNKSHSESLAGLRGVMSHIARDQHGCRLLQQRLDDGKREVDHIFAGVSRHAAQLMVDPFGNYLMQKLLAVCDAGQRMALVLTLTADAFVLVRISLNVHGTRAVQKLIESLRTREEISLVIDALCPGFLELIKDPNGNHVVQKCLQSFEADDNKAIFDAAALHCLDIGMQCHGCCVLQRCIARSRGEHRDKLVAAIACNGFKLAQDAYGNYVVQYVIDLKNPNANSSLAQQFEGKYIHLSMQKFSSNVVERCLKVFKEVDKAKIILEILATPHLEQLLQHPYANYVIYSALQNSKGSLHSALTNAIRPHVELLRTSPYCKRIYSRALLKK
- the LOC136505018 gene encoding putative pumilio homolog 8, chloroplastic isoform X1; translated protein: MRLGKKTLNNPTGVRQLIHPAELEMKVDREMEILLNEIPLLHHGGLLGGSEAADADDDADLSFLIHELAAMGVVDGDDEPPPPGAANGGFGFGFSGMIYPKKGGENLVALHPFSMASHCAHMPSLFDPVTFDAAAAAAIDGWDIQCSPPPSVSVPPPPATPRARCKNVRRTNGGYGAVTTTSPKKCGAAAAAANNKSHSESLAGLRGVMSHIARDQHGCRLLQQRLDDGKREVDHIFAGVSRHAAQLMVDPFGNYLMQKLLAVCDAGQRMALVLTLTADAFVLVRISLNVHGTRAVQKLIESLRTREEISLVIDALCPGFLELIKDPNGNHVVQKCLQSFEADDNKAIFDAAALHCLDIGMQCHGCCVLQRCIARSRGEHRDKLVAAIACNGFKLAQDAYGNYVVQYVIDLKNPNANSSLAQQFEGKYIHLSMQKFSSNVVERCLKVFKEVDKAKIILEILATPHLEQLLQHPYANYVIYSALQNSKGSLHSALTNAIRPHVELLRTSPYCKRIYSRALLKK
- the LOC136504681 gene encoding LOW QUALITY PROTEIN: cell division cycle 5-like protein (The sequence of the model RefSeq protein was modified relative to this genomic sequence to represent the inferred CDS: deleted 1 base in 1 codon), with translation MRIMIKGGVWKNTEDEILKAAVMKYGKNQWARISSLLVRKSAKQCKARWYEWLDPSIKKTEWTREEDEKLLHLAKLMPTQWRTIAPIVGRTPSQCLERYEKLLDAACAKDENYEANDDPRKLRPGEIDPNPESKPARPDPVDMDEDEKEMLSEARARLANTRGKKAKRKAREKQLEEARRLASLQKRRELKAAGIDTRHRKRKRKGIDYNAEIPFEKRPPPGFYDTVGEDRPLEHVQFPTTIEELEGKRRADIEAQLRKQDIARNKILQRQDAPAAIMQANKLNDPEAVTKRSKLMLPPPQISDHELEEIAKMGNAGDPALADELGEGSTATRTLLASYSQTPRLGMTPLRTPQRTPAGKGDAIMMEAENLARLRESQTPLLGGDNPELHPSDFSGVTPRKKEIQTPNPMATPLASPGPGITPRIGMTPSREGHSFGLTPRGTPFRDELRINEEVEMQDSTKLELRRQAELKKSLRSGFASIPQPRNEYQIVMPPITEDETEEAEEKIEEDMSDRLARERAEEQARQDALLRKRSKVLQRSLPRPPAASVEIIRQSLIRIGESRSRSTFVPPTSLEQADELINEELLRLLEHDNAKYPLDEKTQKEKKKGSKRQQNGGALVPEIDDFDEDELKEASSMVEEEIQYLRVAMGHENESFEDFVKAHDACQEDLMFFPTNNSYGLASVAGNADKISSLQNEFETVKKRMDDEAKKASRLEQKIKLLTQGYQVRAGKLWSQVQDTFKQMDTAATELECFQELQKQEHLAASYRILNLTEEVNKQKALERTLQNRYGELVSGFQRIQEQVEEHKKQLKVQEAIEAENRAQEEEVAAPNHAAEEEDESKPLSSEEKSQQTNRATDDEAAGSKGTTENQMDVDSGNVDGGFVGPPIPPAPDTEGDNDEVSVQENTSNTQSSECASTNDGADKIDQAKLGQDKADDIMAADAGPQEEGKDELAPVGASISEENTTVSLDQAVSKEDEGQGS